In the genome of Deinococcus deserti VCD115, one region contains:
- the rpmI gene encoding 50S ribosomal protein L35, whose product MPKMKTLKSASRRIKITGTGKVMAFKSGKRHQNTGKSGDEIRGKGKGFVLAKSEWARMKLMLPKGK is encoded by the coding sequence ATGCCCAAGATGAAGACTCTGAAAAGCGCCTCGCGCCGGATCAAGATCACCGGCACAGGCAAGGTTATGGCGTTCAAGAGTGGTAAACGCCACCAGAACACCGGCAAGAGCGGCGACGAGATCCGTGGCAAGGGCAAGGGCTTCGTGCTCGCCAAGAGCGAATGGGCTCGCATGAAACTCATGCTGCCGAAGGGGAAGTGA
- the rplT gene encoding 50S ribosomal protein L20, with protein MPRVKTGTVRRRRHKKVLKRAKGFEGSRSKQYRNAFQTLLNAATYEYRDRRNKKRDFRRLWVQRINAGARLHGMNYSTFIGGLKRAGVDLNRKVLADIAAREPEAFKALVDAAKNGK; from the coding sequence ATGCCACGCGTTAAGACCGGCACCGTCCGTCGTCGTCGTCACAAGAAGGTCCTGAAGCGCGCCAAGGGCTTCGAGGGCAGCCGCAGCAAGCAGTACCGCAACGCCTTCCAGACGCTGCTGAACGCTGCAACCTACGAGTACCGCGATCGCCGCAACAAGAAGCGTGACTTCCGTCGCCTGTGGGTTCAGCGTATCAACGCTGGCGCTCGCCTTCACGGCATGAACTACAGCACCTTTATCGGTGGCCTGAAGCGTGCTGGTGTGGACCTCAACCGTAAGGTGCTGGCCGACATCGCCGCGCGCGAGCCCGAGGCTTTCAAGGCCCTGGTAGACGCTGCCAAGAACGGCAAGTAA